One Thalassotalea hakodatensis DNA segment encodes these proteins:
- a CDS encoding IS4 family transposase — MPESLLCHNFFDKSLSNFNQARMKTLKACSEALIASDRLTLTSLGRYLAGRANIKHKIKRVDRFLNNEHLFNQQVEIYASLAKPIISNLPYLAIAVDWSGCCRSDYHLLRASLLVDGRSLVLYNMVVELKDFDTPETNARFLDNLLQVIGEHRSVYILSDGGFLTPWYTKVRSLGWHFIGRLRGTMTCKLEGKNTWEKLPAFHQGASCQPTRLGKARVTQHSPTACDAFLHLYKGKYKGRKGNSRFTKDTRMYRRHAHEPWLLATSDNTLTSDQVIKLYSKRMQIEQNFRDDKSQQYGFSWRFSKTQGVRRMSALCLIACLASLLLWFVGFEAEQRNWQIMFQANTIKHRRVLSFLTLAKQVIRHRLHKIKNHYLQKSRENFLAYYQICSVI, encoded by the coding sequence ATGCCTGAATCCTTACTTTGCCATAACTTCTTTGATAAGTCCTTATCGAATTTCAATCAAGCGAGAATGAAGACACTTAAAGCATGCTCTGAAGCACTTATAGCGTCTGATAGATTAACCTTAACAAGTTTGGGGCGTTACTTAGCTGGGCGTGCGAACATTAAGCATAAAATAAAAAGGGTTGATCGTTTTCTTAATAACGAGCATTTGTTTAACCAACAAGTTGAAATATACGCTTCGTTGGCCAAACCAATCATTAGCAACTTGCCTTATTTAGCCATTGCAGTGGACTGGAGTGGTTGTTGTCGTTCAGATTACCACCTGCTTAGAGCGAGTTTACTCGTTGATGGTCGTTCTTTAGTGCTTTACAACATGGTTGTTGAATTAAAAGATTTTGATACGCCAGAAACCAATGCCAGATTTTTAGACAACCTCCTTCAAGTTATTGGTGAACACCGGTCCGTTTATATTTTGTCAGATGGTGGTTTTCTTACTCCTTGGTATACTAAAGTCCGTTCATTAGGATGGCACTTTATTGGCCGTCTCAGAGGCACGATGACATGTAAGTTAGAAGGTAAAAATACTTGGGAAAAACTCCCTGCCTTTCATCAGGGAGCGAGCTGTCAACCAACTCGACTTGGCAAAGCGAGGGTTACTCAACACAGTCCAACAGCATGTGATGCATTTCTCCATTTGTACAAAGGAAAATACAAAGGACGAAAAGGGAATAGCCGTTTTACTAAAGATACTCGCATGTATCGACGGCATGCTCATGAGCCATGGTTACTCGCAACATCAGATAATACACTCACTAGTGATCAAGTAATTAAGTTGTACAGTAAAAGGATGCAAATTGAGCAAAACTTTCGCGATGACAAAAGCCAACAATATGGCTTTTCGTGGCGGTTTAGTAAAACACAAGGCGTAAGGCGAATGAGTGCCTTGTGCTTAATTGCATGTTTAGCCAGTCTATTACTTTGGTTTGTTGGCTTTGAAGCGGAGCAGCGCAATTGGCAAATAATGTTTCAGGCTAATACGATAAAACACCGCAGAGTTCTATCGTTTCTTACATTGGCGAAGCAAGTAATTCGGCATAGACTCCACAAAATTAAAAATCACTATCTACAGAAAAGTCGAGAAAACTTTTTAGCTTATTATCAAATATGTTCAGTTATATAA
- a CDS encoding S41 family peptidase, whose protein sequence is MPDLKDPTIVNKQLTVNQMHQDIDYLIEGALARHPDFSAYANLEELSRAIHKVKQEITKPMIRAEFYRYIGKLNHLFNDGHSFLIWPYNEWKIIKEQGKLIFPFDIVISESAEIIIKNTYSDVNNKLIAGTTINKINGVPSKELISALQQYVGGETQRLREQIAAERFSLVLWAVYGFISQFELEVSLDNKTSTLLVSTGQKWEQNIVAGTKKPYYYKVIKPGVGYLYLEHFDIDPDTFEEFIDKTFTEIKQEKISSLIIDIRNNSGGNTDTVTYLTRYIADKPFRLISSVREKLNQDNRGWFDYKGEVGKIITKEWTDMEKPIANGYQFTGNTYLLIGAVSYSSAIVFATTLKDNQFATLVGEVTGGFANQTAQGNLFNLPNSQLRAYIATRSLVRPSGDLTRQGVVPHHIAYNSPDDIKAQQDAGIERILSLIGIK, encoded by the coding sequence ATGCCTGACTTAAAAGATCCGACCATTGTTAATAAACAGCTTACTGTGAATCAAATGCACCAAGACATCGATTACTTAATTGAAGGTGCTTTAGCAAGGCACCCAGACTTTTCTGCCTATGCCAATCTTGAAGAACTAAGTCGAGCAATACATAAAGTTAAACAAGAAATTACCAAGCCTATGATCAGAGCAGAGTTTTATCGTTATATCGGTAAACTTAACCATCTTTTTAATGACGGACATTCTTTCTTAATTTGGCCTTACAACGAGTGGAAAATCATAAAAGAGCAAGGAAAGTTAATATTTCCATTTGATATTGTAATTTCTGAGTCTGCAGAGATTATTATCAAAAATACTTATAGCGACGTTAATAATAAACTTATAGCTGGAACAACCATAAATAAAATCAACGGAGTGCCATCTAAAGAACTGATTAGCGCTCTCCAACAGTATGTAGGTGGTGAGACGCAGCGACTAAGAGAGCAAATTGCTGCAGAACGTTTTAGTCTAGTACTTTGGGCTGTTTATGGTTTCATCAGCCAATTTGAGCTAGAAGTTTCCTTAGATAACAAAACGTCTACACTTTTAGTAAGCACCGGGCAAAAGTGGGAACAAAATATAGTTGCAGGAACCAAAAAACCATACTATTACAAAGTCATTAAGCCTGGTGTTGGCTACTTATATCTAGAACATTTTGATATTGATCCCGATACATTTGAAGAGTTCATTGATAAAACATTCACTGAAATCAAGCAAGAAAAAATTAGCTCTCTTATTATTGATATACGTAACAATTCAGGAGGAAATACCGACACAGTTACTTATTTAACTCGCTATATAGCGGACAAGCCATTTCGGTTAATCTCGTCTGTACGTGAAAAGTTAAATCAAGATAATCGTGGTTGGTTTGACTATAAAGGTGAAGTAGGTAAAATCATCACTAAAGAATGGACAGATATGGAAAAACCGATAGCAAACGGATATCAATTTACTGGTAATACTTATTTACTAATTGGTGCTGTAAGTTACTCTTCAGCAATAGTTTTTGCTACAACATTAAAAGATAACCAATTCGCCACTCTAGTTGGTGAAGTTACAGGCGGTTTTGCGAATCAAACAGCGCAAGGTAATCTATTTAACTTGCCAAACTCTCAATTACGCGCTTATATTGCAACGCGTAGTTTAGTGCGTCCGAGCGGTGATTTAACTCGTCAAGGCGTTGTTCCACATCATATTGCTTATAATTCTCCAGATGATATCAAAGCTCAACAAGATGCTGGTATCGAGCGTATTTTGTCGTTAATAGGGATAAAATAA
- a CDS encoding substrate-binding periplasmic protein, with protein MSINKNIALKLKIKIKARINSELVSFKTLMSHYLLVMVLLVYTVPVSSASLPPTIINVAAIDWCPQICPNNSSKPGYIVEILKLVFDGENIELKIDNYPWSRAIMYVKDGKYMALLSPAKKEAPDLAYPNTPIGIQKMCFYKLKQSLWTYSGLDSLEGVQIGIATDTSIPELKNYIIKNPYQFQSQSYHDRYIKQNIGKLIKERIDTFIFTRNSTKLEVSRLGLSEKIVEAGCISEEGVYLAFSPVQAKRKTVNRLVKLFDRKLKKLIDENKIDPILEDYQTEFLGHNLIGHKALIK; from the coding sequence TTGAGTATAAATAAAAACATTGCTTTAAAGCTTAAGATTAAAATAAAAGCTCGTATTAATAGTGAGTTGGTGAGTTTTAAAACATTAATGAGTCACTACCTTTTAGTAATGGTATTGTTAGTTTATACAGTGCCTGTATCTAGCGCTTCACTGCCGCCGACTATTATTAATGTTGCCGCTATTGATTGGTGTCCGCAAATTTGCCCTAATAACTCATCCAAACCAGGTTATATCGTTGAAATATTGAAGCTTGTCTTTGACGGTGAAAATATCGAGTTAAAGATAGATAATTACCCTTGGTCCAGAGCTATAATGTATGTCAAAGATGGAAAATATATGGCGTTATTATCACCCGCTAAGAAAGAGGCGCCGGATTTAGCATACCCAAATACACCTATTGGGATTCAAAAAATGTGTTTTTATAAGCTGAAACAATCCCTTTGGACTTATTCAGGACTCGATTCATTAGAAGGGGTTCAAATTGGTATAGCCACAGATACATCAATACCAGAGTTAAAAAACTACATAATTAAAAACCCATACCAGTTTCAATCTCAGTCTTATCATGATCGATACATTAAGCAAAATATCGGTAAGTTAATAAAAGAAAGAATTGATACTTTCATTTTTACACGAAATTCAACGAAACTTGAAGTGAGTAGGCTTGGTCTTTCGGAAAAAATAGTAGAAGCTGGGTGTATATCTGAAGAGGGTGTTTATTTGGCATTCTCACCTGTTCAGGCTAAACGAAAAACTGTTAATAGGCTTGTAAAGCTGTTCGACAGGAAACTAAAAAAACTAATCGACGAAAATAAAATAGATCCAATTTTAGAAGATTATCAAACCGAATTTTTGGGTCATAATTTAATAGGGCATAAGGCATTGATAAAATGA
- a CDS encoding alpha/beta fold hydrolase yields the protein MTNMIKKLILVITSLIILGSIFGVIYEQYSRYNAEKNLQPHGELLDVGGHKLHYYKQGTKGPTVVFESAFDPAGHLQWFNLQKQLSGFATTVSYDRAGLMWSERGANPKSGKFMAKELHTLLERTGVSKPYILVGHSLGGIILRNFIASYPQDVAGVILVESAHPEAQKFISAELNSTINEQIPGSLLKFANNVGLLRLMFKNSFPDNSEYDYQNSLYPALLYKSANAIIEEQNKIPQLYKEASDIKSFGDIPLIVITATDTNRYDNYFSDEKLKTELIHALEVMQKDLLKLSTQSEQILAPNSSHYINEDRPDIIIDAIKKMITYTNG from the coding sequence ATGACTAACATGATAAAAAAGTTAATTCTGGTAATTACTTCACTAATTATATTAGGAAGTATCTTTGGCGTTATTTACGAGCAATATTCTCGTTATAACGCCGAAAAAAATCTGCAACCACATGGAGAATTACTCGATGTAGGTGGGCACAAACTACACTACTATAAACAAGGGACAAAGGGACCTACAGTAGTATTCGAATCAGCTTTTGACCCTGCTGGTCATTTACAGTGGTTCAATTTGCAGAAACAGTTATCTGGCTTTGCAACTACCGTTTCCTACGATAGAGCTGGTTTGATGTGGAGCGAACGAGGAGCCAACCCGAAATCTGGCAAATTCATGGCCAAAGAGCTACATACGTTACTTGAAAGAACTGGGGTTTCAAAGCCCTACATTCTAGTTGGACATTCATTAGGAGGGATAATTTTAAGAAATTTTATAGCGTCTTATCCACAAGATGTCGCTGGGGTAATTTTGGTTGAGAGTGCGCATCCAGAAGCACAAAAATTCATATCTGCTGAATTGAATAGTACAATTAACGAACAAATACCTGGTAGTTTACTTAAGTTTGCAAATAATGTTGGTCTTTTACGTCTAATGTTTAAAAATTCGTTTCCAGATAATAGTGAGTATGATTATCAAAACTCTCTTTATCCTGCGCTCCTTTATAAAAGTGCTAATGCAATTATTGAGGAACAAAATAAAATACCGCAACTCTACAAGGAGGCTAGCGATATAAAGTCTTTTGGGGATATTCCTCTTATTGTCATTACTGCTACAGATACAAACAGGTATGATAATTATTTTAGTGATGAAAAGTTAAAAACTGAATTAATTCATGCGCTGGAAGTAATGCAAAAAGATCTATTAAAGCTCTCAACTCAGAGTGAACAAATTTTGGCTCCAAACAGTAGCCACTATATAAATGAAGACCGCCCAGATATCATAATAGACGCAATCAAAAAAATGATTACATACACCAATGGATGA
- a CDS encoding nuclear transport factor 2-like protein — MKLTLSTIYLLTLLFYSNFSIAQECNETCQVNAVTAYFSALDKVAKKDSTAKDIDAFLALMHSDVKYVHVEYGAKFDLVNWREAFLRNLDRGMYQNTDQNEQRIIKYISGKSYIAVEYSHGIIQNNEQWEATEPLLVIFAFTEGKISLIKELW; from the coding sequence ATGAAACTGACCCTAAGTACGATTTATTTATTAACACTGCTATTTTATTCAAATTTTTCAATCGCTCAGGAGTGCAATGAAACTTGCCAAGTCAACGCCGTTACTGCCTATTTTAGTGCACTCGATAAAGTTGCTAAAAAAGACTCTACAGCCAAAGATATTGATGCGTTTCTCGCGCTAATGCATAGCGATGTGAAATACGTTCACGTTGAATATGGTGCAAAGTTTGATCTGGTTAACTGGCGTGAAGCATTTTTACGAAACTTAGACCGAGGTATGTATCAAAATACAGATCAAAATGAACAACGAATTATTAAATATATATCCGGAAAAAGTTATATCGCCGTAGAGTATTCTCACGGGATTATTCAAAACAATGAGCAATGGGAAGCAACAGAGCCACTGCTTGTGATATTTGCTTTCACTGAAGGAAAAATATCACTGATTAAAGAGTTATGGTGA
- a CDS encoding sensor histidine kinase has product MDNTQRSLPSAITYLVVGLALTYTVIYSLLILTYSWIVEDNIFNRLVASEANYIEQQFLLTNKVSPPRAGFITLHKNWHDVPVKIAKGYVINPKQVEYSLDDGRSVHVQVFELGGNVYTLLADVAGFEVSRDYLPNIIVWLVAFATFLAFIVSMVAYLIAKRITNPIKILANDVSKFSVNYIPKDFAHSYPDNELRILATKIEQSFSQLQAALKREVNFTRDVSHEIRTPISIVKNVLSNYQKSLTLSSEEFEQIYQANFELEKITHTLLALARNESSETTSVNLTELIENIVLQHFELNHSEKGKALKLKLQLEENVFQTVNKNLVQILLNNILSNIVQYATATHVAILLSSVGMSFRNQTADLVPNQPQRSGTKSFSSTGIGQGLNLIERICETNGWKMRADYQQGMFELKIYFNPQVTPVVTA; this is encoded by the coding sequence ATGGATAATACACAACGTAGTTTACCCTCTGCAATTACTTACCTTGTGGTTGGGTTGGCACTGACATATACTGTTATCTACAGCCTACTAATTCTAACCTACTCATGGATAGTTGAAGATAATATATTCAACCGTTTAGTAGCTTCTGAAGCGAATTACATTGAACAACAGTTTTTACTAACAAATAAAGTCTCTCCCCCTCGTGCAGGGTTTATTACGCTACATAAAAATTGGCATGATGTACCAGTTAAAATAGCCAAAGGTTATGTTATTAATCCCAAACAGGTTGAATATTCGCTTGATGATGGTCGTTCCGTACATGTTCAAGTATTTGAACTCGGTGGAAATGTTTACACCTTGCTAGCCGATGTGGCAGGCTTTGAGGTAAGCAGAGATTACCTACCTAATATTATTGTTTGGTTAGTGGCATTCGCGACTTTTCTTGCGTTTATTGTCTCTATGGTAGCTTATTTAATTGCAAAACGAATCACTAATCCTATTAAGATACTTGCTAATGATGTGAGCAAATTTTCAGTGAATTACATTCCGAAAGACTTTGCCCACTCCTACCCAGATAATGAGCTTAGAATATTGGCGACGAAGATCGAGCAAAGCTTCAGTCAATTACAGGCCGCACTCAAAAGAGAGGTGAACTTTACCCGTGACGTAAGTCATGAAATTCGAACGCCGATTAGCATCGTGAAAAATGTACTTAGTAATTACCAGAAGTCTCTAACTTTAAGCTCTGAAGAATTTGAACAGATTTACCAGGCTAACTTTGAACTTGAAAAAATCACTCATACATTATTAGCTTTAGCAAGAAATGAATCAAGTGAAACCACCAGTGTAAATTTAACTGAGCTCATTGAAAATATAGTATTGCAACATTTTGAGCTAAATCATTCTGAGAAAGGTAAAGCACTGAAATTAAAACTACAATTAGAAGAAAATGTCTTTCAAACAGTCAATAAAAATTTAGTCCAAATATTACTCAATAATATACTGTCCAATATAGTGCAATACGCCACTGCAACTCATGTTGCTATATTGCTCTCCAGCGTTGGTATGTCCTTTAGAAATCAGACGGCAGATTTGGTGCCAAACCAACCACAAAGAAGTGGCACTAAAAGTTTTTCCAGTACAGGCATAGGACAAGGGCTTAATTTAATTGAGCGAATTTGTGAAACAAATGGCTGGAAAATGAGGGCTGATTACCAGCAAGGAATGTTCGAGCTTAAGATCTATTTCAATCCTCAGGTTACACCAGTAGTTACGGCGTAA
- a CDS encoding GNAT family N-acetyltransferase: MMIREIQEKDLTAVLSLIQAKAEFDGCIDSLILDEEILATMFFSQQPKVKAIVAEINSQLVGIATYYEIYSTFLAKPGLWLDDLYIYEEYRGYGFGKELIKRLCQISKDNDMARIDWIVASDNDSGRQFYQAIGATIAEDIRHTRLDKNAIEQIIL; the protein is encoded by the coding sequence ATGATGATAAGAGAGATTCAAGAAAAAGATTTAACGGCTGTTTTATCGTTAATTCAAGCAAAAGCGGAATTTGATGGCTGTATAGACTCTTTAATTCTCGATGAAGAAATACTTGCAACAATGTTTTTTTCCCAGCAACCCAAAGTCAAAGCTATTGTTGCTGAAATTAACAGTCAGTTAGTAGGAATTGCTACATATTACGAAATTTATTCAACGTTTTTAGCAAAACCTGGTTTATGGCTTGATGATTTGTATATATACGAAGAATATCGCGGATATGGCTTTGGGAAGGAACTCATTAAGCGCCTTTGTCAAATATCGAAAGATAACGATATGGCACGTATTGATTGGATCGTAGCCTCAGATAATGATTCTGGTCGTCAATTTTATCAAGCTATAGGGGCAACTATTGCAGAAGACATCAGACATACCCGATTAGACAAAAACGCAATAGAGCAAATCATTTTGTAG
- a CDS encoding MAPEG family protein, translated as MDAIKILQPIIIMGLHTLIITIYMFITRISAMKKLKIHPEKGQDTSNLKLLLPAEVNRISNNYNHLFEQPTLFYAVVLLIALLGHVDTLSVICAWSYVAVRVIHSLIQITIDRVLIRFYLFLFSWLILAAMLIKEAKIIFF; from the coding sequence ATGGACGCCATTAAAATATTACAACCCATAATTATTATGGGGCTGCATACCCTAATAATTACAATCTATATGTTTATCACTCGAATTTCAGCGATGAAAAAGCTGAAAATACACCCAGAAAAAGGTCAGGATACTAGTAATTTAAAGTTATTGTTACCGGCAGAAGTTAACAGAATATCAAATAATTATAATCACTTGTTCGAGCAGCCCACATTATTTTATGCTGTAGTACTTTTAATCGCTTTATTAGGGCATGTTGATACTTTAAGTGTGATTTGTGCTTGGAGTTATGTTGCAGTTCGAGTGATCCATTCTTTAATACAAATCACCATAGACCGCGTATTGATCAGGTTTTATCTATTCTTATTCTCATGGCTAATACTCGCAGCAATGTTAATAAAAGAAGCAAAGATAATATTTTTTTAA
- a CDS encoding IS4 family transposase — MPESLLCHNFFDKSLSNFNQARMKTLKACSEALIASDRLTLTSLGRYLAGRANIKHKIKRVDRFLNNEHLFNQQVEIYASLAKPIISNLPYLAIAVDWSGCCRSDYHLLRASLLVDGRSLVLYNMVVELKDFDTPETNARFLDNLLQVIGEHRSVYILSDGGFLTPWYTKVRSLGWHFIGRLRGTMTCKLEGKNTWEKLPAFHQGASCQPTRLGKARVTQHSPTACDAFLHLYKGKYKGRKGNSRFTKDTRMYRRHAHEPWLLATSDNTLTSDQVIKLYSKRMQIEQNFRDDKSQQYGFSWRFSKTQGVRRMSALCLIACLASLLLWFVGFEAEQRNWQIMFQANTIKHRRVLSFLTLAKQVIRHRLHKIKNHYLQKSRENFLAYYQICSVI, encoded by the coding sequence ATGCCTGAATCCTTACTTTGCCATAACTTCTTTGATAAGTCCTTATCGAATTTCAATCAAGCGAGAATGAAGACACTTAAAGCATGCTCTGAAGCACTTATAGCGTCTGATAGATTAACCTTAACAAGTTTGGGGCGTTACTTAGCTGGGCGTGCGAACATTAAGCATAAAATAAAAAGGGTTGATCGTTTTCTTAATAACGAGCATTTGTTTAACCAACAAGTTGAAATATACGCTTCGTTGGCCAAACCAATCATTAGCAACTTGCCTTATTTAGCCATTGCAGTGGACTGGAGTGGTTGTTGTCGTTCAGATTACCACCTGCTTAGAGCGAGTTTACTCGTTGACGGCCGTTCTTTAGTGCTTTACAACATGGTTGTTGAATTAAAAGATTTTGATACGCCAGAAACCAATGCCAGATTTTTAGACAACCTCCTTCAAGTTATTGGTGAACACCGGTCCGTTTATATTTTGTCAGATGGTGGTTTTCTTACTCCTTGGTATACTAAAGTCCGTTCATTAGGATGGCACTTTATTGGCCGTCTCAGAGGCACGATGACATGTAAGTTAGAAGGTAAAAATACTTGGGAAAAACTCCCTGCCTTTCATCAGGGAGCGAGCTGTCAACCAACTCGACTTGGCAAAGCGAGGGTTACTCAACACAGTCCAACAGCATGTGATGCATTTCTCCATTTGTACAAAGGAAAATACAAAGGACGAAAAGGGAATAGCCGTTTTACTAAAGATACTCGCATGTATCGACGGCATGCTCATGAGCCATGGTTACTCGCAACATCAGATAATACACTCACTAGTGATCAAGTAATTAAGTTGTACAGTAAAAGGATGCAAATTGAGCAAAACTTTCGCGATGACAAAAGCCAACAATATGGCTTTTCGTGGCGGTTTAGTAAAACACAAGGCGTAAGGCGAATGAGTGCCTTGTGCTTAATTGCATGTTTAGCCAGTCTATTACTTTGGTTTGTTGGCTTTGAAGCGGAGCAGCGCAATTGGCAAATAATGTTTCAGGCTAATACGATAAAACACCGCAGAGTTCTATCGTTTCTTACATTGGCGAAGCAAGTAATTCGGCATAGACTCCACAAAATTAAAAATCACTATCTACAGAAAAGTCGAGAAAACTTTTTAGCTTATTATCAAATATGTTCAGTTATATAA
- a CDS encoding PEP-CTERM sorting domain-containing protein, translated as MNIKKGLAIGLAALGLSLSAQASDINVGGVVWDPDSVNSFPAAEDFFSSGNLFENFVTQPGDMVNGFGIFTQMNSDSPNGASFCPGCELTFTFSMELVSFTPTSGNDGDFEFKDLAIDIFVDHTPDYSATAASASGTPAELWLSLVADGFLTGSATDFGTGSDTGTGSALLNVTGGLAAGNFDTNGEFNGTDMVLSSSFQPGGPNGLLKGGFELTGNSIPEPASIALLGLGMLGFAASRKRKA; from the coding sequence ATGAACATTAAAAAAGGACTAGCAATTGGCTTAGCAGCTTTAGGTTTATCACTTTCAGCACAAGCTTCGGATATCAACGTTGGTGGTGTAGTTTGGGATCCGGATTCAGTGAATTCTTTCCCAGCTGCAGAAGACTTTTTCAGCAGCGGTAACCTTTTCGAAAATTTCGTTACTCAACCGGGTGACATGGTTAATGGTTTTGGTATTTTTACTCAAATGAACAGTGATTCACCAAATGGCGCTTCATTCTGCCCAGGTTGTGAATTAACCTTTACTTTCTCTATGGAGTTAGTAAGTTTCACACCAACTTCTGGCAATGATGGTGACTTTGAATTTAAAGATTTAGCTATCGATATTTTTGTTGACCATACCCCTGATTATAGTGCTACAGCTGCGTCTGCTTCAGGAACACCAGCCGAGTTATGGTTATCTTTAGTAGCAGATGGTTTCCTAACAGGTTCTGCGACCGATTTTGGTACTGGTAGTGATACTGGTACAGGTTCTGCATTATTAAACGTAACGGGTGGTTTAGCTGCAGGTAACTTCGATACTAACGGTGAATTTAACGGTACTGACATGGTACTTTCTTCTTCATTCCAACCTGGTGGCCCTAACGGTCTTCTTAAAGGTGGTTTCGAATTAACTGGTAATTCAATTCCAGAGCCAGCTTCAATCGCTTTATTAGGTTTAGGTATGTTAGGTTTCGCTGCTTCACGCAAGCGCAAAGCATAA
- a CDS encoding response regulator transcription factor, with protein sequence MPETYTILIVEDNIDIAGQLGHYLGEKGFVTDFAHDGKTAINLLAKERFDIVILDLMLPDTNGLAICKHIKQTSETNIPVLMLTARDSLGEKVDGFGAGADDYLTKPFALEEVYVRCLALGKRNQLHKASSISIGLLNIDFLKHKVTRNNQPISLSSTDFAILKLLVEAYPNAVNKRFLAEKIWGDELPKTDAIRSHIYTLRNAVDKPFEYAMIKTLHGIGFKLEVPD encoded by the coding sequence ATGCCAGAAACGTATACAATATTGATTGTAGAAGACAACATAGATATTGCAGGTCAACTTGGTCATTATTTAGGTGAAAAAGGCTTTGTAACTGATTTCGCCCATGATGGTAAGACCGCAATCAACTTACTCGCTAAAGAGCGCTTTGATATAGTCATATTAGATCTTATGTTGCCAGATACCAATGGCCTTGCGATATGCAAACATATAAAACAAACGTCTGAAACAAACATTCCTGTCCTCATGCTAACAGCAAGAGATAGTTTGGGAGAAAAAGTCGATGGGTTTGGTGCAGGTGCCGATGATTATTTAACCAAGCCATTTGCACTTGAGGAAGTTTATGTACGATGTTTAGCGCTAGGTAAACGTAATCAGCTTCATAAAGCTAGCAGTATTAGTATCGGGTTATTAAATATCGACTTTCTCAAACACAAGGTAACCAGAAATAACCAACCCATTTCGTTATCAAGTACTGACTTTGCTATTTTGAAGTTGTTAGTGGAAGCTTATCCAAACGCCGTAAATAAACGATTTTTAGCAGAAAAAATATGGGGTGATGAGTTGCCTAAAACAGATGCCATCCGCAGTCATATATACACTTTAAGAAATGCAGTAGACAAACCTTTTGAATATGCCATGATTAAAACTTTACATGGTATTGGCTTTAAGTTAGAAGTTCCAGATTAA